One Bradyrhizobium zhanjiangense DNA segment encodes these proteins:
- a CDS encoding YybH family protein, with amino-acid sequence MTNLGPSTSFDVRAEITAAYAAWDSAFNKADAKAIAKAYVSNAKVLPPTHQIITGPAEIENFFAGLFASGFADHNLTIIDAGGDEKVAYGTARWSANGKGADGSRQAAGGIATHVFERQADGSLKLRLHTFN; translated from the coding sequence ATGACGAACTTGGGCCCCTCGACAAGCTTTGACGTCAGAGCCGAAATTACCGCGGCTTATGCCGCCTGGGATTCGGCATTCAACAAAGCTGACGCTAAAGCGATTGCCAAAGCGTACGTCTCGAACGCCAAAGTGCTGCCTCCGACACATCAAATCATAACAGGTCCGGCAGAGATCGAGAATTTCTTCGCTGGGCTTTTTGCGAGCGGATTCGCCGATCACAACCTGACGATCATAGATGCGGGTGGAGACGAGAAGGTGGCCTACGGCACGGCGAGATGGAGCGCCAACGGCAAGGGAGCGGATGGGTCCCGCCAAGCTGCCGGCGGGATTGCTACGCACGTGTTTGAGCGTCAGGCGGACGGTTCGCTGAAGCTAAGGTTGCACACCTTCAACTAA
- a CDS encoding adenylate/guanylate cyclase domain-containing protein, which yields MNIAEWLHGLGLERYSQAFQDAEVTPEVLPELTEDDLRELGLPLGPRKTVLKAIHALAPGSRPIPVEVRASAGQPKLSLPSEADRRQLTVMFVDLVGSTALASGRDPEELRDLMQAYHNTVAGEITRFEGHVAKFLGDGVLAYFGWPRAHEDEAERAVRAGLQISKAVAALTEPAGAALAARVGIATGLVVVGELIGEGEARERSVIGETPNLAARLQGLAEPGGVVVADSTRRLIGEAFIYQDLGTVPLKGFPGPVQAWLVLGEGVAESRFDAQHGMSTTALIGRDQELALLLDRWEQAKGREGQIVLLGGEPGIGKSHLVRALRDRLAGVPHTCLSHFCSPFHINSALYPIVGLLERAARIRREDPSEEQLDKLEALLTLATDDVRGSAPILADLLAIPTGERYSPLELSPHQKKERTFQALLEQIKGLAAKQPVLAIYEDVHWADPTTLEFIDRAVDEVQRHSILMIVTFRPEFVPRWTAHGHVAALFLSRLGRRQGTAVVDRITGGKLLPHEVLEQILAKTDGVPLFVEELTKTVLESGLLKDRGSYYELVGPLPPLAIPTTLQDSLMARLDRLAPVKEVAQIAACIGREFGYNLLKAVTPLSEDALQRAIDELLEAELIFRRGVPPDVGYTFKHALVQDIAHESLLKSKRQQIHTRIAAALEEHFPARAEMEPETIALHLAEAGLAAKAVGYWLQAGRNAAGRSANLEAITHLSRGLEALKAYPEGLERDRQELALQTAIGGPLIAIHGYTSPQLGTAFSRAHALCYELDDMDALFATLSGKYIFHFVRGDYRAMQSLVAEARLAAERTGDMALELGAHRLAALTAMHAGDFLTARSEFETILSRYDPVAHRPAPVHYVHDPKASALPYLAVVLWVLGYPDQALRTSRAAFEYAAELNQTNLTAHVAVYGGAGPAELTGDVAAVRAHADAIIDLADQHSLNYWRLSGLILRGWAMAQEGDAEKGLALMRQGLNDRAGLGASWYQVRYLCMLASAYLQLGDGEKGLAALTEAKDLAARNDEHMWEAEVACVEGELRRIRGTPVGEVEAYLQTALDVARRQSAKSLELRAAMSLARLWRDEGRLIEARDLLASAYRWFTEGFETPDLLAAKALTAELAEL from the coding sequence GTGAACATCGCGGAATGGCTCCATGGTCTTGGGCTGGAGCGTTACTCCCAGGCCTTCCAGGATGCGGAAGTCACGCCTGAGGTCCTGCCAGAGCTGACCGAGGACGACTTGCGGGAACTTGGTTTGCCACTCGGCCCGCGCAAGACGGTGCTGAAGGCGATTCACGCACTCGCTCCGGGGAGCCGTCCTATACCTGTGGAGGTTCGCGCCTCCGCTGGACAGCCAAAATTGTCGCTGCCGTCGGAGGCAGATCGGCGGCAGCTCACAGTCATGTTTGTCGATCTGGTGGGCTCGACGGCGCTCGCCTCGGGACGTGACCCTGAGGAGCTGCGGGACCTGATGCAGGCCTATCACAACACCGTAGCGGGCGAGATCACCCGGTTCGAGGGCCATGTCGCCAAGTTCCTCGGCGACGGCGTTCTTGCTTACTTCGGCTGGCCGCGGGCGCATGAAGATGAGGCCGAGCGCGCAGTTCGCGCCGGGCTTCAGATATCCAAGGCGGTCGCCGCCCTTACAGAGCCGGCTGGTGCAGCACTTGCTGCTCGCGTTGGCATCGCAACCGGTCTGGTCGTGGTCGGCGAACTGATCGGCGAGGGAGAAGCCCGCGAGCGGTCGGTCATTGGAGAGACCCCGAATCTGGCCGCCCGCTTGCAGGGGCTCGCCGAGCCCGGCGGCGTTGTAGTCGCCGATTCAACGCGCCGCCTCATCGGAGAAGCCTTCATATACCAAGACTTGGGGACGGTGCCTCTCAAAGGGTTCCCCGGACCGGTGCAGGCGTGGCTCGTCCTCGGCGAGGGCGTGGCCGAGAGTCGATTTGACGCCCAGCATGGGATGTCGACAACCGCGCTGATCGGTCGCGACCAGGAGCTCGCACTTCTCTTGGACCGCTGGGAACAGGCAAAAGGGCGAGAGGGACAAATCGTTCTGCTCGGCGGCGAACCGGGCATCGGCAAATCCCATCTCGTGCGAGCGCTGCGCGACCGGCTCGCAGGCGTTCCGCACACATGCCTAAGTCATTTCTGTTCGCCATTCCATATCAACAGCGCCCTGTACCCTATCGTTGGGCTCCTTGAACGGGCAGCGAGAATACGGCGAGAAGACCCTTCCGAAGAACAGCTCGATAAACTTGAGGCATTGCTCACTCTTGCGACGGACGACGTACGCGGGAGCGCACCAATTCTCGCAGACCTGTTGGCCATCCCGACAGGCGAGCGCTACTCTCCACTGGAGCTTAGTCCACACCAAAAGAAGGAGCGAACGTTCCAGGCTCTGTTGGAGCAGATAAAGGGCTTGGCAGCAAAGCAACCTGTTCTTGCCATCTACGAGGACGTCCACTGGGCCGATCCCACCACGCTCGAGTTCATCGATCGCGCCGTTGACGAGGTGCAGCGCCACTCGATCCTGATGATCGTTACTTTCCGACCGGAATTTGTTCCGCGCTGGACGGCGCATGGACACGTGGCAGCACTCTTCTTGAGCCGGTTGGGACGCAGGCAAGGTACTGCCGTGGTCGACCGGATAACCGGCGGCAAACTGCTTCCGCACGAGGTGCTCGAACAGATCTTAGCCAAAACAGACGGTGTGCCGTTGTTCGTCGAGGAGCTCACCAAGACCGTCCTTGAATCTGGGCTGCTTAAGGACCGCGGGAGCTACTATGAGCTTGTTGGTCCGTTGCCCCCGCTGGCGATCCCGACAACGCTCCAGGATTCATTGATGGCCCGTCTTGACCGGTTGGCACCCGTTAAGGAGGTCGCCCAGATCGCGGCCTGCATTGGCCGAGAGTTTGGATACAACCTTCTGAAAGCAGTAACGCCGCTCAGTGAAGATGCCCTCCAGCGCGCTATCGATGAACTCTTGGAGGCGGAACTCATCTTTCGACGAGGAGTGCCTCCGGATGTCGGCTACACCTTCAAGCATGCGCTGGTACAGGACATCGCGCACGAGAGCCTGTTGAAGAGCAAGCGACAGCAGATCCACACCCGTATCGCCGCAGCTCTCGAAGAACATTTTCCTGCGCGCGCGGAGATGGAGCCGGAGACGATAGCTTTGCATCTCGCAGAGGCCGGGCTGGCGGCCAAAGCGGTCGGCTATTGGCTGCAGGCTGGCCGAAATGCCGCGGGGCGTTCCGCCAATCTCGAAGCGATCACTCATCTCTCAAGAGGGCTGGAAGCGCTCAAGGCCTATCCAGAAGGGTTGGAGCGGGATCGTCAAGAACTCGCACTCCAGACAGCAATTGGAGGTCCGCTGATCGCCATTCACGGATACACGTCTCCTCAGCTCGGCACTGCCTTCAGCAGGGCTCATGCGCTCTGCTACGAACTCGATGACATGGATGCGTTGTTCGCCACACTTAGCGGCAAGTATATTTTTCATTTCGTGAGAGGCGACTACCGCGCCATGCAGAGCCTGGTTGCCGAGGCACGCCTCGCCGCCGAGCGAACCGGGGACATGGCACTGGAATTGGGGGCGCATCGTTTGGCGGCTCTCACGGCTATGCACGCCGGTGACTTCCTTACGGCCCGCTCCGAGTTCGAGACGATTTTAAGCCGCTATGACCCGGTCGCCCATCGGCCAGCGCCTGTGCACTATGTCCATGACCCGAAGGCCTCCGCGTTACCCTACCTGGCGGTCGTGCTTTGGGTCCTTGGCTATCCCGATCAGGCCCTGAGAACAAGCCGTGCGGCGTTTGAGTACGCTGCGGAGCTGAACCAGACGAACCTTACCGCTCACGTCGCGGTGTATGGCGGAGCGGGACCTGCGGAGCTGACGGGTGACGTGGCGGCCGTACGTGCGCACGCGGACGCCATCATCGACCTCGCCGATCAGCACAGCTTGAACTACTGGCGGTTGAGCGGCCTCATCCTTCGGGGTTGGGCCATGGCGCAGGAAGGCGACGCGGAGAAGGGCCTGGCGCTCATGCGTCAAGGCTTGAACGATCGGGCCGGGCTCGGAGCCAGCTGGTACCAAGTTCGGTACTTGTGCATGTTGGCATCAGCCTATTTGCAGCTTGGTGATGGCGAGAAAGGGCTCGCTGCACTGACAGAAGCAAAGGACCTCGCGGCGCGGAATGACGAGCATATGTGGGAGGCAGAGGTTGCATGCGTTGAGGGCGAACTGCGGCGCATTCGCGGAACTCCAGTGGGTGAGGTCGAGGCTTATTTGCAAACTGCACTTGATGTGGCACGCAGGCAAAGCGCGAAGTCGCTCGAACTGCGTGCAGCCATGAGTCTGGCTCGGCTTTGGCGCGATGAAGGCAGGCTTATCGAAGCACGGGATCTCCTTGCCTCAGCGTACCGATGGTTTACGGAAGGATTCGAAACGCCTGACCTCCTTGCCGCAAAGGCACTCACCGCAGAATTGGCCGAGCTCTAG
- a CDS encoding protein-L-isoaspartate(D-aspartate) O-methyltransferase, producing the protein MKALLLLVFAMVVVAREATAQDAPKDAQCVRERVAMVETIRAYARSAASALGQQGLSESVLEAMEQTKRHLFVPEQSCSIAYADRPMPIGLGQTISQPYIVALMTQLVEVAPDHVVLEVGTGSGYQAAVLAHLARKVCTIEIIPQLAETAAKTLRDLAYDNVSVKLGDGYDGCPECGPFDAIVVTAALGQPPPPLIEQLKVGGRLVMPVGPGYTTQQLTVVEKIAPDKTTTRAVALVRFVPLTRSQN; encoded by the coding sequence ATGAAGGCCTTGCTGCTGCTCGTGTTTGCCATGGTTGTCGTGGCCCGGGAAGCGACCGCTCAGGACGCACCAAAGGACGCGCAATGCGTCCGCGAGCGCGTCGCCATGGTCGAAACCATCCGGGCATACGCCCGATCCGCCGCCAGTGCCTTGGGACAGCAAGGCCTGTCGGAGAGTGTCCTTGAGGCCATGGAGCAAACGAAACGCCATCTATTCGTCCCCGAGCAATCTTGCTCCATCGCATACGCGGACAGACCGATGCCGATCGGTCTCGGGCAGACCATATCGCAGCCGTACATCGTGGCCTTGATGACCCAATTGGTCGAGGTCGCGCCCGATCACGTTGTGCTGGAAGTGGGGACGGGTTCGGGCTATCAGGCCGCCGTCCTTGCGCACCTGGCGCGAAAGGTCTGCACCATCGAGATCATCCCGCAATTGGCCGAGACCGCCGCGAAAACATTAAGAGACCTCGCGTATGACAACGTGAGCGTCAAGCTTGGCGACGGATACGATGGCTGTCCCGAATGCGGTCCTTTTGACGCCATCGTCGTGACTGCCGCGCTCGGGCAGCCACCGCCGCCCCTGATTGAACAGCTTAAAGTAGGTGGCCGGCTCGTTATGCCGGTGGGACCCGGTTACACCACTCAGCAGCTCACGGTCGTCGAAAAAATCGCCCCCGACAAGACGACGACGCGCGCCGTCGCCCTCGTGCGCTTTGTCCCCCTTACGCGTTCACAAAACTAA